In Blautia sp. SC05B48, a single genomic region encodes these proteins:
- a CDS encoding VOC family protein yields the protein MNLKDQMNGIQHVGVPTNDIETTIKFYEALGFEIAFQTVNEAANEKVAFLKLGNLVIETYENKAAKMESGAIDHVAIDVKDVEKVHELVTAAGLNTTNDEVHFLPFWENGVKFFTIEGPNKEKVEFSQYL from the coding sequence ATGAATTTAAAAGATCAGATGAACGGAATTCAGCACGTAGGTGTGCCGACCAATGACATTGAGACAACCATTAAATTTTATGAAGCACTGGGATTTGAGATCGCTTTTCAGACAGTGAACGAGGCTGCCAATGAGAAGGTTGCTTTCCTGAAGCTTGGAAATCTTGTGATCGAGACGTACGAGAACAAAGCTGCAAAAATGGAATCCGGTGCCATCGACCATGTTGCCATTGATGTGAAGGATGTGGAGAAAGTCCACGAGCTGGTAACAGCAGCCGGACTGAATACTACCAATGATGAAGTCCATTTCCTGCCGTTCTGGGAGAATGGCGTGAAGTTCTTTACCATTGAAGGCCCGAATAAGGAGAAAGTGGAGTTCAGCCAGTACTTATAA
- a CDS encoding GntP family permease, with protein sequence MTEPVFAADPLRLLIAAAAGILLLLLLIIKFKIHPVLSLLIAALVIGLGAGMPVPTLVSTVENGAGETLQGIILLIGLGSLFGGILEVSGGAQCVAQTLINKFGEKKAGIALGITGLVVGTTVFFEAGVVILIPLAFGLAKKTKKSTLYYVIPLLAGLATGFAFIPPSAGSVLVANMLNVDLGVMIAVGVPVGILSLIFAGILWSKFIGKKINTGLPSNIQEVREEEEANLPKFSTVLCIILVPLVLILCNTVSEYIPGIDAARPVLEFLGTPFVALIIAVLLAMYFLGKKQGYNGEQLKKILDRSLKPTGQILLVITGGGIIRWVLQDCGMGNIIGPALEKSGLPLVLVAFLIAALIRASVGAAVVAMTMAAGIMAAMPGVADLSPVYLAAMVCAINGGATAFSHVNDSGFWLVSSLLEIDEKTTLKSWTMMETIVGVTGLVCAVVISLFA encoded by the coding sequence ATGACAGAACCGGTATTTGCGGCAGATCCGTTAAGACTGTTGATCGCGGCAGCAGCAGGGATTTTATTATTATTGTTACTTATCATAAAATTTAAGATTCACCCGGTTTTATCCCTGTTGATCGCTGCACTGGTTATCGGGCTTGGTGCCGGAATGCCGGTTCCAACGCTGGTAAGCACTGTGGAAAACGGCGCAGGAGAAACCTTACAGGGAATCATACTCCTGATCGGATTGGGCTCTCTGTTCGGTGGGATATTGGAAGTGTCCGGCGGCGCACAGTGCGTTGCCCAGACACTGATAAACAAATTCGGTGAGAAAAAAGCGGGGATCGCTCTTGGAATTACAGGACTTGTTGTAGGAACCACCGTGTTTTTTGAGGCAGGCGTTGTGATCCTGATCCCTCTGGCATTCGGACTTGCGAAGAAAACAAAGAAATCTACTTTATATTATGTGATTCCTCTTCTCGCCGGACTTGCCACCGGTTTTGCATTCATTCCGCCATCAGCAGGATCTGTTCTGGTGGCAAATATGCTGAATGTGGATCTCGGAGTGATGATCGCGGTAGGTGTGCCTGTGGGTATTTTATCATTGATTTTTGCAGGAATCTTATGGTCCAAATTTATCGGCAAAAAGATCAACACAGGGCTTCCCTCCAATATCCAGGAGGTACGTGAGGAGGAAGAAGCCAATCTGCCGAAATTTTCTACAGTATTATGTATCATTCTTGTTCCGCTGGTACTGATCCTGTGCAATACAGTTTCTGAATACATTCCGGGAATCGACGCGGCACGTCCTGTTCTGGAATTTCTGGGAACACCTTTTGTGGCACTGATCATAGCAGTATTGCTTGCCATGTATTTTCTCGGAAAGAAGCAGGGCTATAATGGAGAGCAGCTTAAGAAAATCCTGGATCGTTCTCTGAAGCCTACCGGACAGATCCTTCTGGTCATCACTGGTGGAGGTATCATCCGCTGGGTTCTTCAGGACTGCGGTATGGGAAACATTATAGGACCTGCCCTGGAAAAAAGCGGACTTCCGCTTGTACTGGTCGCATTTCTTATTGCAGCTCTGATCCGCGCATCTGTTGGTGCGGCAGTTGTGGCTATGACAATGGCAGCAGGAATTATGGCTGCTATGCCCGGAGTTGCAGACTTGTCACCGGTTTATCTGGCAGCAATGGTCTGTGCCATCAACGGTGGTGCAACCGCATTCAGCCATGTAAATGATTCTGGATTCTGGCTGGTAAGCTCTCTTCTGGAGATTGATGAAAAAACAACCCTGAAATCCTGGACAATGATGGAAACTATCGTAGGAGTAACAGGCCTGGTTTGTGCTGTTGTGATCAGCCTGTTTGCATAG
- a CDS encoding IS701 family transposase, with product MSILISIFISGYHGKTTDFAKNSSCHRTTIAHFLNSGKWDDSLLSDTLKCSVIEIIYSEAARTGKPVLCIVDDTIASKTKPSSQALHPIEDAYFHQSHLKGKPDYGHQAVAVMLSCNGIVLNYAFVMYNKSISKIDIVQSIAKELPVPPVMSYFLCDCWYVSEKIINTFAQRGFHTIGALKTNRLLYPSGMKKKLRELAAELSVTHREFDLVTVKKRNYYVYRYEGNLNGIENAVVLLSYPEKAFGNPKALRAFISTNAALSTQEILSWYVCRWPIEVFFRQCKDKLALDSYQIRSAQGIKRYWLLMSLAHFMCAVGTGRFCSFETGYHEICDTIQLEKYRYLFQCAKESNDFDSFMKFAV from the coding sequence ATGAGTATCCTAATCAGTATTTTCATTTCAGGATATCATGGAAAAACCACGGACTTTGCTAAAAACAGTTCCTGCCACAGAACTACGATTGCCCATTTCCTCAATTCCGGAAAATGGGATGATTCCTTACTTTCAGATACGTTAAAATGCTCTGTCATTGAGATTATTTATTCAGAAGCAGCACGCACCGGAAAACCTGTTCTCTGTATTGTGGACGATACGATTGCTTCAAAGACAAAGCCTTCGTCACAGGCTTTACATCCGATTGAAGATGCGTATTTTCACCAATCCCATTTAAAGGGAAAACCGGATTACGGGCATCAGGCAGTTGCTGTTATGCTTTCCTGCAATGGCATTGTTCTGAACTATGCTTTTGTAATGTACAATAAGTCAATTTCCAAGATTGACATTGTACAAAGCATTGCAAAGGAGCTGCCTGTTCCACCGGTAATGTCCTATTTTCTTTGCGACTGCTGGTATGTTTCTGAAAAGATAATCAATACCTTTGCACAGAGAGGGTTCCATACCATCGGTGCTTTGAAAACAAACCGTTTGCTGTATCCATCGGGAATGAAAAAGAAACTTCGTGAACTGGCCGCCGAATTGTCTGTTACACATCGTGAATTTGACCTTGTGACAGTCAAAAAACGAAACTATTATGTGTACCGGTACGAGGGAAACCTCAACGGCATAGAAAATGCGGTAGTTCTTTTGAGTTATCCGGAAAAAGCATTTGGTAATCCCAAAGCATTGCGTGCTTTCATCAGTACAAACGCAGCCCTGTCTACACAGGAGATTCTTTCCTGGTATGTGTGTCGATGGCCGATTGAAGTATTTTTCCGCCAGTGTAAGGATAAACTGGCACTGGACAGCTATCAGATACGCTCTGCACAGGGAATCAAAAGGTACTGGCTACTTATGTCACTGGCACATTTCATGTGTGCAGTGGGTACTGGTAGGTTCTGTTCGTTTGAAACTGGATATCACGAAATCTGTGATACCATTCAGCTGGAAAAGTATCGTTATCTTTTTCAATGCGCAAAGGAAAGCAATGATTTTGATTCATTTATGAAATTCGCAGTGTAG
- the radA gene encoding DNA repair protein RadA, which produces MLKNKKTVYFCQECGYESAKWMGQCPACKAWNTFVEETVSSQKSSSGSIKTTQKKTEPVVLKDISLSSDERQSCGISELDRVLGGGIVPGSLVLVGGDPGIGKSTLLLQVCRNLSSQGVSVLYISGEESLRQIKLRADRLGTFNDKLKLLCETNLENIREIIERTKPDVAVVDSIQTMFHEDISSAPGSVSQVRESTNVLMQIAKGMGVSIFIVGHVTKEGNVAGPRVLEHMVDTVLYFEGDRHASYRILRAVKNRFGSTNEIGVFEMQNSGLEEVKNPSEFLLNGRPENASGSVAACSMEGTRPILVEIQALVCQSNFGIPRRTAVGTDFNRVNLLMAVLEKKAGVHLAASDAYVNIAGGMKMTEPAIDLGICLAIISSAKEIVIPDSVMAFGEIGLSGEVRAVSMAGQRVQEAKKLGFETVILPKVNRTATERIKGIKLVYVAGIRDAISFIRGL; this is translated from the coding sequence ATGCTAAAAAATAAAAAAACGGTTTATTTCTGTCAGGAATGCGGGTATGAATCAGCCAAGTGGATGGGACAGTGCCCGGCATGTAAGGCATGGAATACTTTTGTGGAGGAAACGGTTTCTTCCCAAAAATCTTCCTCGGGGAGTATTAAAACTACACAAAAGAAAACGGAGCCTGTAGTTCTGAAAGATATCAGTCTTTCTTCAGATGAACGTCAGAGTTGCGGAATCAGTGAACTTGACAGGGTGCTGGGAGGCGGAATCGTCCCCGGCTCCCTTGTTTTGGTAGGTGGAGATCCTGGTATTGGCAAGTCTACATTGTTGTTGCAGGTGTGCAGAAATTTATCTTCACAGGGGGTTTCTGTTTTATACATTTCTGGTGAGGAGTCTCTCAGACAGATCAAGCTCCGGGCAGATCGTCTTGGAACGTTTAATGATAAACTGAAACTGCTCTGTGAGACGAATCTCGAAAATATCCGAGAGATCATTGAGCGGACGAAGCCAGATGTAGCTGTTGTGGATTCTATCCAGACGATGTTTCATGAAGATATTTCGTCTGCACCGGGAAGCGTTTCTCAGGTGAGGGAATCTACCAATGTACTGATGCAGATCGCTAAGGGTATGGGTGTGTCCATTTTTATCGTGGGTCATGTGACTAAGGAGGGAAATGTGGCAGGTCCTCGTGTACTGGAGCATATGGTAGATACTGTGCTTTACTTTGAGGGGGACAGGCATGCGTCTTACCGGATCTTGCGTGCGGTGAAAAATCGTTTTGGTTCTACCAATGAAATTGGTGTTTTTGAGATGCAGAATTCCGGACTTGAAGAAGTGAAGAATCCTTCCGAGTTCCTTTTGAATGGAAGACCGGAGAATGCTTCGGGATCTGTTGCTGCATGTTCTATGGAGGGGACGAGACCGATTTTGGTGGAGATTCAGGCTCTGGTGTGTCAGAGTAATTTTGGAATTCCGAGAAGAACAGCAGTTGGTACGGATTTTAATCGTGTGAATCTTTTGATGGCGGTTCTGGAGAAGAAGGCGGGAGTTCATCTTGCTGCTTCAGATGCTTATGTGAATATTGCGGGTGGTATGAAAATGACAGAGCCGGCAATTGACCTGGGTATTTGCCTTGCTATTATTTCCAGTGCGAAGGAGATCGTGATCCCGGATTCGGTGATGGCGTTTGGTGAAATTGGTCTGAGTGGCGAGGTTCGTGCAGTGAGTATGGCCGGACAGCGTGTGCAGGAAGCGAAAAAGCTTGGGTTTGAGACGGTGATACTTCCTAAGGTGAACCGGACGGCTACAGAGAGGATTAAAGGAATTAAATTGGTTTATGTGGCTGGAATCAGGGATGCGATTTCTTTTATCAGAGGGTTGTGA
- a CDS encoding mannitol dehydrogenase family protein has protein sequence MKLTREGIKEREAWKKAGIDLPGYDVEAVTEKAKKEPGWVHFGIGNIFRVFIGGIADGLLEEGVLDRGITCVETFDYDVADKIYAPYDNLGLNVILHGDGTREYKVLGALAEAVKAQSSDAEQWNRLKEIFAAKSLQLVSFTITEKGYALRKADGTWFPFVEADIKNGSDKATGAMAVLVAMLNERYKAGKYPIALVSMDNCSQNGAKLRESVLTMTEEWHKAGFVDDGFVDYVTDEKVVAFPWTMIDKITPRPSEQIAADLENLGVEDMQPVITGKKTYIAPFVNAEKPQYLVIEDSFPNGRPALEKGFGVYMADRDTVNLSERMKVTVCLNPVHSATGPLGVVLGYDLFAHMLNTNEDMMKMARMVAYDEGLPVVADPGILSPQTFVDELFNDRFPNEYLGDTNLRLAVDVSQMVGIRFGETVKAYVKKFGDASRLTAIPLGIAGWLRYMLAVDDEGNKFELAPDPMNEEITEQLDDIVIGKPETLKNQLKPILSNERLFFTDLYKDGVGEKIEDMFREMIAGPGAVKATIHKYVK, from the coding sequence ATGAAATTAACAAGAGAAGGAATCAAAGAACGTGAAGCATGGAAGAAAGCAGGCATCGATCTTCCAGGATACGATGTAGAGGCAGTTACTGAGAAAGCGAAGAAGGAGCCAGGCTGGGTACATTTCGGAATCGGAAATATCTTCCGTGTATTTATCGGAGGTATTGCAGATGGTCTTCTGGAAGAGGGAGTTCTTGACAGAGGCATCACATGTGTAGAAACCTTTGATTATGATGTAGCAGATAAGATTTACGCGCCATATGACAACCTTGGCTTAAATGTCATTCTCCATGGTGATGGAACCCGTGAATACAAAGTTCTTGGGGCACTTGCAGAAGCAGTGAAAGCACAGTCTTCTGATGCTGAACAATGGAACCGCCTGAAAGAAATTTTTGCGGCTAAATCCCTGCAGTTAGTTTCCTTCACTATCACAGAGAAGGGTTATGCACTCCGGAAAGCAGACGGAACATGGTTCCCGTTTGTGGAAGCAGATATTAAAAACGGATCGGATAAGGCAACGGGAGCAATGGCAGTTCTTGTGGCTATGCTGAATGAGAGATATAAAGCAGGGAAATATCCGATCGCCCTGGTATCCATGGACAACTGCTCACAGAACGGCGCCAAGCTTCGTGAGTCCGTACTGACTATGACAGAGGAATGGCATAAAGCGGGCTTCGTAGATGATGGCTTCGTAGATTATGTAACGGATGAGAAGGTGGTTGCATTCCCGTGGACCATGATCGACAAGATCACACCTCGTCCAAGCGAGCAGATCGCAGCAGACCTTGAGAACCTGGGCGTTGAAGATATGCAGCCGGTGATCACAGGAAAGAAAACATACATTGCACCATTTGTTAATGCTGAGAAGCCACAGTATCTTGTTATCGAGGACAGCTTCCCCAACGGACGCCCTGCTTTGGAAAAAGGCTTCGGCGTATACATGGCGGACAGAGATACCGTCAATCTCTCCGAGAGAATGAAAGTAACCGTCTGCCTGAATCCGGTACATTCCGCAACCGGCCCTCTTGGTGTGGTACTTGGATATGATCTCTTTGCACATATGCTGAACACCAACGAAGATATGATGAAAATGGCCCGTATGGTTGCTTATGACGAGGGACTTCCGGTAGTTGCAGATCCTGGAATCCTTTCCCCACAGACATTTGTGGATGAGCTTTTCAATGACCGTTTCCCGAATGAGTATCTTGGAGACACCAACCTTCGTCTGGCTGTAGATGTGTCCCAGATGGTAGGTATCCGTTTCGGTGAGACTGTAAAAGCATATGTGAAGAAATTTGGAGATGCTTCCAGGCTGACAGCAATCCCGCTTGGAATCGCAGGATGGCTGAGATACATGCTGGCTGTAGATGACGAAGGAAACAAATTTGAGCTTGCACCGGACCCGATGAATGAGGAGATCACAGAGCAGCTTGACGATATCGTGATCGGAAAACCGGAGACCCTTAAGAATCAGCTGAAGCCGATCCTTTCCAATGAGAGACTGTTCTTCACAGACCTTTATAAAGATGGTGTCGGAGAGAAAATCGAGGATATGTTCCGTGAGATGATCGCAGGACCGGGAGCTGTAAAGGCAACTATTCATAAATATGTAAAATGA
- a CDS encoding carbohydrate kinase family protein: MYDITTFGEILIDFTSRNINEDGQMLYARNPGGAPANVAVAASRLGAHTAFIGKAGKDMHGKFLKSVLEKESVDTKGMLLDENYFTTLAFVEVRETGERTFSFARKPGADTKIQKEEVDVDVLDHTHIFHVGSLSLTDQPARDTTFYAVKRAKNKGSVISYDPNYRASLWPDEKTAKKHMRSLVPYVDLMKISDEETELLTDHKDVREAAKILYEQGVKVVAVTLGGEGAYIYSKDGGYMVPGFSVKQIADTNGAGDSFWGGFLYKVSTSEKQPDELTQEDLKEFARFGNAVASLCVEKKGAIPAMPELAQVERRIAEESYS, encoded by the coding sequence ATCTATGATATCACAACTTTTGGTGAGATCCTGATCGATTTTACTTCCCGGAATATTAATGAGGACGGACAGATGCTGTATGCCAGAAATCCGGGCGGTGCACCAGCCAATGTTGCAGTTGCAGCCAGCAGACTGGGAGCTCATACTGCATTTATCGGTAAAGCAGGAAAAGACATGCACGGAAAGTTCCTGAAATCTGTTCTTGAGAAAGAAAGCGTGGATACCAAGGGTATGCTTCTGGACGAAAATTATTTTACTACCCTGGCTTTTGTGGAAGTCAGGGAGACCGGAGAGAGGACTTTCTCTTTTGCAAGAAAACCGGGAGCGGATACGAAGATCCAGAAGGAAGAAGTGGACGTGGATGTGCTGGATCATACCCATATTTTTCATGTTGGATCATTGTCCCTGACGGATCAGCCTGCAAGAGATACCACGTTTTATGCGGTAAAAAGAGCGAAAAACAAGGGCAGCGTGATTTCTTACGATCCCAATTACCGTGCATCTCTGTGGCCGGATGAAAAAACTGCCAAAAAACATATGAGAAGTCTGGTACCCTATGTGGATCTCATGAAGATTTCAGATGAGGAAACCGAGCTTCTGACAGATCATAAGGATGTCCGGGAAGCAGCGAAGATACTGTATGAGCAGGGCGTGAAAGTCGTGGCAGTTACTCTTGGCGGTGAAGGAGCTTATATTTACAGCAAAGATGGAGGCTATATGGTGCCGGGATTTTCAGTGAAACAGATTGCGGATACGAACGGAGCCGGTGATTCCTTCTGGGGAGGATTCCTGTATAAGGTCAGCACATCGGAGAAACAGCCGGACGAGCTGACACAGGAGGATCTGAAGGAATTTGCACGTTTCGGTAATGCGGTGGCCAGTCTATGCGTGGAGAAAAAAGGTGCGATCCCGGCAATGCCGGAGCTTGCACAGGTGGAACGCAGAATTGCAGAGGAATCGTATTCATAA
- a CDS encoding leucine-rich repeat protein — protein sequence MKIHYRIKNNTIEIIRCYGTDDRIVLPEEINGLPVVSAAPYAFSVHKDGEEEAEVWENEDTFSFGEERLLAGEEVQEIVFPDTLKEIGRYIFYGCKKLERLEFSDTLMQVGTGAFTGCSGLKELVIHQKKGTKSCAKEILGELWQKIDVDFLYENGEASGKRAHMVFPEHYDEAVENTPARILFTEYHGSGTNYRQCFYSKELDFAEYDSLFDMAVVMDKLEVLVDMSFGRLCYPWLLSKKAKKQYEDYIRGNIKDIGEYLVESGNLNGLELLSREKLWNREGLEHSIDVASGKKDMEISAFLMNERSRMLEEEQKVAGETEDSVRPVRRKQKFQL from the coding sequence ATGAAAATACATTACAGAATCAAAAATAATACAATAGAAATCATCCGTTGTTACGGTACTGATGACCGGATCGTGCTTCCGGAAGAGATCAATGGTCTTCCGGTAGTCAGTGCGGCGCCGTATGCGTTTTCCGTACACAAGGATGGAGAAGAAGAGGCGGAAGTCTGGGAGAATGAAGATACATTTTCGTTTGGAGAAGAGAGGCTTCTTGCCGGCGAAGAAGTGCAGGAGATCGTTTTCCCGGATACGCTGAAGGAAATCGGAAGATATATTTTTTATGGATGCAAAAAACTGGAGCGGCTGGAGTTTTCGGATACGCTGATGCAGGTGGGAACCGGGGCATTTACGGGATGCAGCGGGTTGAAGGAGCTTGTGATCCATCAGAAAAAGGGAACCAAATCCTGTGCGAAGGAGATTCTTGGGGAGTTATGGCAGAAGATCGATGTGGATTTTCTGTACGAAAATGGCGAGGCAAGTGGAAAACGTGCGCATATGGTTTTTCCGGAGCATTATGATGAGGCGGTGGAGAATACGCCTGCGAGAATTTTGTTTACGGAGTATCATGGATCCGGGACCAATTACCGGCAATGCTTCTATAGTAAAGAACTGGATTTCGCGGAGTATGACAGCCTGTTTGATATGGCAGTGGTGATGGATAAGCTAGAGGTCCTGGTGGATATGAGCTTCGGACGACTTTGTTATCCGTGGCTGCTGAGTAAAAAAGCGAAGAAGCAGTATGAGGATTATATCCGGGGAAATATTAAGGATATCGGGGAATATCTGGTGGAGAGCGGAAACTTAAATGGTTTGGAACTGCTTTCCCGGGAAAAACTCTGGAACAGAGAGGGCCTGGAACACAGTATTGATGTGGCTTCCGGAAAGAAGGATATGGAGATTTCCGCGTTTTTGATGAATGAGCGCAGCAGGATGCTGGAGGAAGAACAGAAGGTGGCCGGGGAGACAGAAGATTCAGTTCGACCGGTGAGAAGGAAACAGAAATTTCAGTTGTAA
- a CDS encoding endosialidase, whose product MAVVQELIRTEDNGTISFGNYELNQKSKLSDYQYQGDMYKVKTYKEITKLERNGMFVYESVPGTSVFHLQQDGTAMRFEVQGFEDSQITVELEAETEYQVFIDDVSTGTMTTNLGGKLSFSVELDANTKAEVKIVKC is encoded by the coding sequence ATGGCAGTGGTACAGGAATTGATCCGCACAGAAGATAATGGGACTATCAGTTTTGGAAATTATGAATTAAATCAGAAATCCAAATTGTCGGATTATCAGTATCAGGGAGATATGTATAAAGTAAAAACATATAAGGAGATTACCAAACTTGAGCGTAATGGAATGTTCGTATATGAGTCTGTTCCGGGAACCAGTGTGTTCCATCTTCAGCAGGATGGAACAGCAATGAGGTTTGAGGTTCAGGGCTTTGAGGATTCTCAGATTACTGTTGAACTGGAAGCTGAGACAGAGTATCAGGTATTTATTGACGATGTAAGTACAGGTACAATGACCACAAACCTGGGCGGCAAGCTTTCATTCAGTGTTGAACTGGATGCGAACACCAAAGCAGAAGTTAAAATTGTAAAATGCTAA
- a CDS encoding RDAC family protein, with product MYCISFNDIIELNGLLKDQGLHFRIHLRDACGKQSCWIEPLGNCACEGHFDEMYQVLENFFAGKRASIEYDESKLNFWILSAD from the coding sequence ATGTATTGTATTTCTTTTAATGATATCATTGAACTAAATGGACTACTTAAAGATCAGGGACTTCATTTTCGCATTCATCTTCGTGATGCTTGTGGAAAACAATCCTGTTGGATCGAACCGCTTGGGAATTGTGCATGTGAAGGACATTTTGATGAAATGTATCAGGTTCTGGAGAATTTTTTTGCAGGAAAAAGAGCCTCGATCGAGTATGATGAGAGTAAACTGAATTTCTGGATTTTGTCTGCAGATTGA